ACTTCGTGTTGTATTGGCCTCACGCGATGCATGCTCATCCTGAACTGTATGAGAGATGGAACGTAAACAGTTAAGTGTTTAGAATAGTGCCGAGTAGACAAGGAACTAGGTAGCTAGAGCAGAGGGGCGTAGAATGAAACGTCAAGCAGCACGGAGGCGACATAGCTAGCCTTAGTATTAATACTGCATTTGCAACAGCTAAATTTCGTGTTATATTGGTCTCATACGATGCATGGTCATTCTGAACAGTATGAGATATGGGACGTGAACAGTTAAGTATTTAGAATAGTGTAGATAATAGTGTAGTGCTCCTGAGAGCGTATACTGCGCCCTCTGCTCGGGACATTCAGAGGGACGCGTGGACAACACCCCTTCTCTGCCAGGCAATTAGCCATGGCTGACAATATCCCATGAAGAGAAATtgttaaccatgttaccagggtacaCCGGCCCAAGTGCTGCTCTTCCCCCGGAAGGGATCCGCAAGACTCGAACACACGGGGAGGATACCTGGCTGGTACCCCTACTCATTCGACCCTGCTCTAACTTCGTAGTGGATAAAAAGAAATGTGTTGTAGATATAATCATGGTGGGTCGCGAAGACATCCAGCTGACAAAGGAAACGGTGTTCGATGTCCTGTACGCCGGCGACGCGGAACTCAACGAGGCTTCCCTCCATATGCTGCTGTCTGCGCCGGCATTAGCTATATGCTTCCGATTGCTCGATACAGAGAAGCACTTTGTTTGTTAGTATACCCTTCTTAAAAGCGTAaaaaaaactgtgatagccaagtgcttctaggacgtccgccttgtaATCGGTTGCGGGTTCGatcgcacgcacctctaactttatgtgcgttataagttattaaaagttTTGTAGTATTGCAtgccacaaagtggcaaactgttaggACTATTAAAACTTAGTATAGCGCCTGAACATGTACACAGTTATCGCAATAAGATTTATTCTTGTTCTtaaaaatgtcacttgctttaacggtgacggaaaacatcgcgaggaaacctgtataccacctgaagtctaccaatccgcatataaccagcgtggtagactatggccaaacccttctcactttgagaggagaccgcggtgctttgtagtgagcttGCGATGGGTAGAGATTATGTGACTGCTGTCAGTGGGAGAGGTTGTTAAGCTAAATTGTACCCATTTTAGCTCTAGTACGGAGAATCCTATACGAAGAGGTGGCACCAATAGATGAATCTCATGCGTTGAAGACTGCTTTTGACGCATACAAATCATACAGCCTTTCTAGAGACGAAATTCTGAAGAAACGTAGAGAAGATCGCTTAAGAAAGAAGGTTAACTTTTTTATATTGCTCTctttttttaagataaaaagaattaaaaaaatatattctactcAATAAGCTCTAAACAATGATATCCTTCAAGCTCAagggtaagattttttttaaatcttacctaatccatactaatattataaatgcgaaagtctgtctgctatcttttcacggccccacAGCTTAACCGATAACCTTAAAATTATAGAATTCaaatgggatttttgaaaaacctaaatcgacgaagtcgcgggcaccatctagtctagtacttaataatttatcacCCCTTTCCATCATGTTTTAAATAGTGACCATGTCTCgggttcataatattatggatcaCAAGTTCCgaaattaacaataaataaatctaccaACGCTAAGCATAATTTCATgggcatattttttttgtatggatattgttaaaaacctggagagtcacataggctactttaaattcaggaaattccggaaaatcaaaggttcGCGCGGgagttgaaaaataaaaaccagacggataaagtcgcgatcatcagctagtttttattgCATTTCAGGAAGAAGTAGTTGAAAAGAGAGCGAGAAGACTGTCCGAAATGCAACGATTGGCTAGACAAGCTATCGAAGATGCTATTCAAGCCAAAAGAGCTGCAAAGGAACAACGCAAGCTTGAGTTGCTTAAAACTGGAgtaagttacctacttaggGGAAAGACGTCCTAAGCttgtccttaacgaccccgttgatcaataataattatttaatcatGACATATGCACCCTGTCTATCTTGTAGGGACAAATTCACCTCGTTAcggcgtcttcgccggcgacgACAAGATTCTCGATTTCTAACATCATACGGACGGCGCGACGGCCTCGGGGGCTTACGGACGAATTGAATCGCACAatacctccgaaaagttagaattgTGTACCCCGGACTCCCGGAAAAGGAGGCTGACATCTTAatcactaggttatcaccgctttaaaacattaataatattttgtatctaCTTCCCTTTGCAGAATTTATCGGCGctagaaaatttaaaacaagaACCCGATGACGATGAAGTGAATATCGCTGTACCAGATGTCAGTAATTTGCGAAATGTGTAAAATTCATACTTACTTTAATATCCATATTAATCCATCCTAATCCATACTTTGACCATACATGCGAAAttgcgtctgtctgtttgctagtttttcacggcccatacgttcaactgattttgttgaaatttggcatagaaTTAGTTCATATCCCGACATGcccttttcatcccgaaaaatcaaagagaggCCATGAGATCACTAATTAAAGTCTAAatatcgtgggcatcatctatttggtacagataatAGGTATAGCTTGGCATTCCACAGAtgtttgtgtgttgtttcggattgactatgctgcgtaggccctattggccgctacagcgtcaccgggggggttggcgagcgcgaagctccgcctgggggtgagccctagggctcgaagaaataattcgagaggtcggggggcaacgtcctcctaagggcgcctcctgtgaggctcggaccacggcttaggatgacgttgggatgggtggagttgtcggttttgttggttagtccgtacgcccccgaggccgtggcgtgagcccacgtccgggtgacgttagaaatcggggacctcgtcttcgccggcgaagacgctgtgatgaggttgaattgtgtatccctacgagatagggtgcattgtcggtcatgatttgatcgtcggggtcgttaaggacgtgcttagggcgtcttttatctggggggtcgtttcggtcaggggtgtaagtcgctgcctcaactattagggggttggggtgtctaatggctttctcaaataatttttggaaagctgtttaaagtaatgagctattgtcgggagttggaggtctctatggaggtccacgttgcgcatgtaccacggggagccagtggccgtacgcataaacttattctgtaggacttggagaggtttgagagaggagggcggcaggtgtgcaaatgcaacacaggcataagacattattgggcggatgcacgttttgtatagcgtgactttatgtcgaagtgacattttgctctttgcgcaaatcatggggtaaagacgggagagcacatacgctgcgttcttgcggactctacgaatgtgcgcggcgaagctcatcttgtcatcaaaggttacacccaagtacttggtattagtttgccagggaatggggcggtcgtaaagagttatttcagtctgtcgaagtttgtattgtgatttccttttggacttttgaaagagcactgctgcgcttttctccgggttaacctctatcctccaaaggcggaaccagtggcctaggctactgactgccttttggagtcgagctttaacgttccggtagtttaagtcggagctgtatagagcggtgtcatccgcgaactgggctatatgaacatgaggggatctgggaatgtcgctggtgtacagcgcgtacaaaagtggcgagagcagggagccctgagggactcctgctcgaagaggtcttggggaggatagggttccatccagacggtagcggaaagttcgattggtgagaaattctcgtagtaaacgtacgagtctttcgggcacgcctagatggtaaagcttgtagatcaagccggcgtgccacaccttgtcgaaggctttggctacatcgaagaagagggctcccgttgggatacctctcgttttgaatcggttgaaaccgagaaggatgtgctccgtgaggcggtgcacttgatgaacacatgagtgtctggttcgaaagccaaattgctcgtcgttgaggaggtttttctcctctacgacggacctaagtctgttaaggatgactttctcatacaccttgccaagggtgttgagcaaactaatggggcggtagctagtagggaggttcctaggtttccctggcttggggatgcctataacggtagcttctttccacctgtcggggaaggagcatcccgccatgagggtgttgaaaatgacaaccaggaggttgattaatacgtcggggagtaactttagagttttgttattaatagagtcggggcctggggcttttttggcgtgaaattctttgataatttgacaaacttcgccgctattcgtcgggaggattggatcgccacctggggcggaagagaagatagatgctagtttgttttcgactagttctatatgggacttgtctacagagatggtgctcggggagcattgggcttctaagctatcggccaagcattcggccttatcgacatcttcaaaggcgggcggttgattgggacgtaaaagcggaggagtggccgagacagggtcggctttgagagctctcgccaggctgtagtaggctacatgcgatggcttgagctcactcagcttcctgtcccattgttcgtcgcggagttcggcaaggcgagcctttacctccctctgggctctccagagttctctccggttgtcggcgttaggacatgcgtcatgggctctacgtttagcgtttttgatggtgatgagctctctggcgtcgtccggcaactgtcgacgggtgaaaccgttcggcatctgtcgggagcaggcgcttagagcatcgcggatatgattagtaaggtgcagtgaggctgcatgcgcttcatctagactacctataatgtcaggaatttgagagatgtgcactgagtctatagacttaagatgctctgagagcttcttgaaatcaatgactgttttggtcgggggggccgcggtgggcgggggtcctagccgcattaggacgggacggtggtctgaacctagctcggacagcacctccaaaggactcacctgaagggcgatgttctttagaagagctatatcgagtatgtccggtctgtctgttgaattgtcggtcattgggtaacgagtcggtgtgtcaggggctataactatgaagttaagatcggggcggtgcgtcagtctttcgagttggcgtcctcgtgagttcggggagcggcaattccaactttgatgtttggcgttaaggtctccggccacgataacggagtctcctaatgagagaagtgcgcggatgtcactttctaacagatctttcgagggagagagataaacggatgctagtatgaccgacggatggccagtcatactcacctgacatatggaagcttccatgttggttagttgtggaggatcgagaggagtgcagtgaagagcccttctgtagtatatggcagtgccacccttagcagtggccctgtcgtttctgactatattaaaattagcaattctgggattacttctactaggtttcaagaaggaCTCTTGCACTAGaagaatgtcggtttgatgtgcacatacaaattcgcggacttcgtccatttggtcgataaggccgttcgcgttgtagaacgcgactactaaggagtggggttttaatctacctttggtcgtactatccattatgggttgctttaaggttattaatggagatgagcagacccaagtgttgggtaatagctaatttgggatccttcctgaaggtccgggcgaaaacttccatctccactatatcaatagaggcgaggacagtttcgattaagtggagattatccgcagcgttagtcgccgcggatgaatggagagaaggctctgcttggggctggggcgtaggcgcggaagcctttaccggagctgattgggcgggcttggccggggctggttgggcgggctttggcgcaggagggttagccctgggaaggggtttttcccatgcgttggtggccggagccggcgcagggacaaatttctgggcgggttggggagctgcagcaggtttgcggccggccggtttgacccttcgcttttgctccttgggggctttagggcatccgcgataattcgcggtgtgcccttgagacctgcaaagaacacagctcgggggttcctcggtaggttgcttcctggggcagtcggaggtgccgtggtcccctaggcacttaacgcacctggggtgggcgaaacaattccttgcggaatggccgtacatctggcagcgatggcactggcccatcctgccgcggttacgggggggctctattttaagacccgtgaggcgacacaccgatgtgatgttatggattttcttacccgcgggggtaagttcgagggttacgagcaccatctcgtagggggctttggttctaggatggtacatcctgtgaacctctagtactggcagctcctgggaaaggaggtctgtctttatgtggtcggtgttcagctccttcggaaggccgcgaatgactacgcgtaaaacgcgttcgtcgggaagagcgtaggtgtggaaccctacattctcttgacggagagtcttggtgagaaggcgatggtcgcctgaagttgggcattgaactttgatgcccactgcggtcgagcgggcactcgtgaagGAGATACCCTGCTGGTCTAAAAGTGGCAGGATACGCTGCCAGCTCAGTTTCTCTCTAATGAAGAGAGGAGGGACTTTTTCCCTTGGCGGttcctccatgggggagtcttcaGACTCCTCCTCGGAGGTCGCTTGGGAGGTCGTGGGTTGGTtaccgggccctgaaggggctgcaacgcccacctttttaggtgggtttgcgtgcgactttgaggccttcagctttcgcttctgggccttcgtctgcaccgtcatgaattcctctgtttcagaggaggctggggacgtttcggagtgaggctccttggtcgggatcggtttttgggctgaaggcccggctggggttttggagtgaggctccttagtGTCGGTCGGTGTCACGGTCGGGGTGTCGTCCTCCATGGCCGTGGCCGAGGGAGGAGATGCCGGGGGACGGTCGTAGCGCGTAGGCGTCCGACTCGCATGTACCTTAAATTTCTTAAGGTAGTTGGGGTCTCGGGTCGCGAGGTCGGCGATGAGAGCACTCATGTCGACGTCTTGGTAAAATGTCTGGGGGAACTCCGGGCCCTGATGGGGCCCAGGAGCGGGTTGGTCGGGGTGGttggggcccatagtggacccggtggcgctaaaggtcctccctgccaaggcagggaggtgggtacctacggtgtggccctaatgtgagtccccgcccttgggtgacgggggtgtgaacctatgctgcgcttagactagtgtactcacggaacctgggctctagaactacactacactatacaCAACGCAGGAACAATCGAAGCACTGGCAATCCAGGGCACTTGCACTGACACAGGGCGAACTCGCGCGAGAGTCGGAGCGGTACCGAGAGGTAGAGCGCATGAGCGAACGTCCGCACGGGGCGGAGGCCGAGCACGGAATATGATTCCACAGATGGATAAAagttactttttaacccggaaaataaaaaaaagatctaaacgggatttttaaataacctacaCGCACGTGGATGAAGTACTcggcattatcatcatcatcatcaacccatcgttaGCTCACTATACTGAGGCACTACTatccttgtcattctgagaggagatcggTACCTCTCAGAAAGAAaatggtttggtcatagtccacgctggccaagtacggattgcaGATATGATTGCCATTTatatctagttataaataaaatttacgcctttttagggttccgtacctcaaaaggaacaagGGAAACCTTACAggaaaggatcactttgttgtctgtctgtctgtgcatctgtctgtctgtcaagatacctacagggtacttcccgttgacctagaatcatgaaatttggcaggaaggtaggtctaatagcagacatgaggggaaaatttgtggttaggtacatcacaaaacaaaaatgtattcatgaacaaatattactattttcaactttcaaagtaaggttaatataccaagtggggtataatatcaaagggctttacttgtacattcaaaaacagatttttatttattttaaggcatAATCGTTtctgatttattgtgcaaagtgtcgataaaatacgattgtaatacggaatcctcagtgtgcgagtctgactcgcacttggccgttttttttcaATAGTAGCCTACTATCATtgaaaaaaacaagtaataaagtGTTTTTGTTCTTTAGGCGTTGTCTGACCTCGAAGAGGAAGAACATAGTGAAAAAGAGGACGAAAACGAGTACTTCCCGCCGCCAGGTCTCCTGATACCAGGGTTCTACTCTCCACCGAATGATATAGCGAAAACTAACGGCCTAGCTATTTTATTtcctaaagtaggtacctactagaactAGGAAGcaatccgccccggcttcgcacgggtagcttattacaatttttgtaggggtctctaatttttttgatttttttttttaattcagttacaagttagcccttgactgcaatctcacctgatggtaagtgatgatgcagtctaagatgatagctggctaacctgaaaggcatatggcagtttttattaaacccgtaccactttcgtttctacacggcatcgtaccggaacgctaaatcgcttggcggcacggctttgccggtagggtggtaactagctacggccgaagcctcccaccagaccagaccagaaatttagaaattataaaattccaaacccttgccaggaatcgaacccgggacctcccactaataaccacagcgctcacgactgcgccagggaggtcgtcaataaaATACATCTGATCTCACTATTGTAGCTCTACTGGTgaaagtattttcaaaatcggtacaataattccagagattacttcctccAAACaagcttacaaactttacctctttataatattggtagatTAGCTGATATCCGTGAcatcgtcctcgtggatttaggtattgaAAGTCCCGCAGGAagcctttgattttccaggaaaagTAGTCTatctgccgtactcagagtcgcttaatcgtcacttaagtttagttacaacgagacagagctatatctctcacataaatctgtgcGGCGGTTAGTCACTGTGTAGGTCTTTAATActgcacccatgcaaaaaattacatcaatccgttgttccgtggcgacgtgattgaagaacaaatcaacaaaccaatagacCAACAAACATTCGCATTTAAGTTTAAGTTAATGGGCGATTATTATCGCCGTCTTTTTCGTACCTTCATATCTTTAGGCCATACACAAATTAACCTAATAAAAACTGTAATGcttacgcacaacagacggaaacgtttaagtgcggaaaccagcccagagcgaagaagaactATAATGCTTAcgatcaaaattaatattttagttagttttggAGAACGTAACCCCGGAACCCGAGTTTCTGCCGCCGCACGTGCTAGTTATGATGAATATCGAGAAAAGGTATAAAGCCATTGCAGCTATGTCTAAGTACAACAAGGAAATTATACACGTTAGTAACATAGttacattaaatatattaaaaagtattttagtaACATATTAAtatactaacttatgcccgcgacttcgtccacgtggactacacttttatcccccttaggggttgattttccaAAAACTCTGTCTAaggggatgtctacgtcatgaaagctatctgcgtgccaaaggGGAATGCCAGGCGTCCATATTTGGCCCTTAGGTGCCCACATttgaaactacataatatatagaatcaacagtaggtatataatatagcaattaattggtaaaaatatggatttaaaaaaagagagggtttcaatgttacaaattatttttattctttattttccaTAGGATAAATTTTCAAATTGCACAAACGCATCATatagtaagattttttttccacttgataaatggtttttaatgtatgtatcatacataagtattaaaatttttggggaaatattatattacacactttcgcatttataatattattggataaattagatggatatggtgttgcaagaagagcttatgaatggatagagtcgtattgaatggactgaaaatgtgcgctgggattgctagaatgaaaaataataccaaagggtgtacgaatctcaactggaatgtgataagcggggggtacctcagagtgtatggtatgtgtggtgtattagaatccttccgtttgaactgacttcaaaaacggaggaggttttaaattcgccggaatatttgttttctttttgtaacttgtattggtgacattacgatagcgaccattgttcgttgtgtattgtttgcagatgatagaataatgttgaaggaacgtaggaatgggaattgaaTGGCActttggaggataattaattgaattagtaataatgacttggaagtgcgcttaaataaaactaaaatgatgcagttcatgatcatgcgacgatggagagggttgatgagttaaagtttttgggaataatttgcgacaagaactctaatttgagggtgcacattaggtggtgtgctgaattggacgaatttgtgtatgcgtggggtccttccactgtgatgtatgagcatagaggatatgggcgtatttattaggagatgtcaaatatttccaacgagattatgaggtaaggatgagtgggtcggttggatgcacgcacgagctatgcatttcagaatgtcacagtggtacatgcattaaaagcgtttgcgctatggctgtaaaaaaaaatgaacaataagctgccgattgacctcaaaaggatgagtttggatgtgtataaggaaaagcttagtgaattgcttttggaaaagtgctattgcgacgttaaagaatatttgatttataaaaatgggttgtctaaacggcgaggtggccatttagatgataaacggcgaggtggctgttttgaaaaaaaagggggttatctaaaaggcgaggtggccatttagatgataaacggcgaggtggctgttttgaaaaaagggagttgtctaaaggcgaggtggccattagagataaacggcgaggtggctgttccgataatggatggacggcggcgtggccgtttcagctgaggggagttagcttggtgtatagtgtggtgggtatttggaacaggtgataggatcagtagcggggtactgctggagttcgggttttatgagacataattatgagcggtgagtctattatggcaaatggtgcagtgtgttttagaagttgctactatggataaagttgggctatgctttggttgtgtcatgcttgttttatttgtaatggttgtgatatgcatgctttagaatatgtggtttgtgcttgtgctgattgtcaggatgaacgagcggatgttctgacgtttataaaatgtttgtgcttgatacatactagcgcccgaggacggtcgcatgtcagaatggccgtattggagggtcgatattgaaagagttcttactgtctgtagacaccgtgtatatatatttttttttaattaaattaactaacggctacttacactaatacatttaaaaaaaaacttaattctgaaaatattacttactaaatgtcgtcg
Above is a window of Maniola hyperantus chromosome 20, iAphHyp1.2, whole genome shotgun sequence DNA encoding:
- the LOC117992088 gene encoding uncharacterized protein isoform X1 produces the protein MYLMAKKKIEVFVDIKNEQQFECVLNHNQDRLICANIYNSFAGPCTALDYLFVRIKLDWSDGNIVLLRVLIDEIYSLSRFHNRSEPVFLFIMNRKITRIFRGVDNMGFAQAAKYEIDCFKQLKEGSPVDRITYDLDEASPEELEWYKERLFEKQQEEARAETRRMERQAARKRHRSEIMIPHLQHLNFVLYWPHAMHAHPELYERWNVNNIIMVGREDIQLTKETVFDVLYAGDAELNEASLHMLLSAPALAICFRLLDTEKHFVSLVRRILYEEVAPIDESHALKTAFDAYKSYSLSRDEILKKRREDRLRKKEEVVEKRARRLSEMQRLARQAIEDAIQAKRAAKEQRKLELLKTGNLSALENLKQEPDDDEVNIAVPDALSDLEEEEHSEKEDENEYFPPPGLLIPGFYSPPNDIAKTNGLAILFPKLVLENVTPEPEFLPPHVLVMMNIEKRYKAIAAMSKYNKEIIHMGIFKATCPFDAFHIAYSVKQFDDMQKNKTYKLDKLRLAFMLSIKCDLALLELVDLGPVYVSRDSVAGEDECAALFSFDYADHYPEFEDF